Proteins encoded within one genomic window of Brenneria nigrifluens DSM 30175 = ATCC 13028:
- the rlpA gene encoding endolytic peptidoglycan transglycosylase RlpA: MRKDWLWIGAVSLVLSACTVTEQQPAPPAASVYSGPVDEIGGVEPRYEPYNQGALQDYTIKGKTYRVIKNPQNFSETGLATWYGEEAGGNQTAIGEVFDPNGLTAAHPTLPLPSYVRVTNLSNGRRLVVRVNDRGPYTPGRIIDLSKAAGDRLNISNNTKVKVDFINVAPDGTLSGPGTIGTRVAKQSFALPDRPSLGAGALGTPTAAGADTPADNAAPQSGGFLGAPSALPAGVIETAPAASATSPAAPSAAPTADGRYVVQVGALSDRLRAQEWLRTLRERFHVTGDVASSGGLYRVQLGPFQNRRQAAELQQRLSVEAQQQSFITAAPGAL, from the coding sequence ATGCGTAAGGATTGGCTTTGGATCGGCGCCGTTAGCCTGGTGCTTTCAGCCTGTACCGTCACGGAACAGCAGCCGGCGCCGCCCGCGGCGAGCGTATATAGCGGCCCGGTTGATGAAATCGGCGGGGTCGAGCCGCGCTATGAACCCTATAATCAGGGCGCGCTGCAAGACTACACCATCAAAGGCAAGACCTACAGGGTGATAAAAAACCCGCAAAACTTTAGTGAAACCGGCCTGGCGACCTGGTATGGCGAGGAAGCCGGCGGTAACCAGACCGCCATTGGCGAAGTCTTCGATCCCAATGGCTTGACCGCCGCGCACCCGACGCTGCCGCTGCCCAGCTACGTTCGCGTCACCAACCTCAGCAACGGCCGCCGTCTGGTGGTCAGAGTGAACGATCGCGGCCCCTATACGCCGGGCAGGATTATCGATCTGTCTAAAGCCGCCGGCGACCGGTTAAATATCTCCAACAACACCAAGGTCAAGGTCGACTTCATCAACGTCGCGCCGGACGGCACCCTTTCCGGCCCCGGCACCATCGGCACCCGCGTCGCCAAACAGAGTTTCGCTCTGCCCGATCGCCCCAGCCTCGGCGCCGGAGCGCTCGGCACGCCAACGGCTGCAGGCGCCGACACGCCGGCCGATAACGCCGCGCCGCAAAGCGGCGGTTTCCTCGGCGCGCCTTCCGCGCTGCCGGCCGGGGTGATCGAAACCGCGCCGGCGGCCAGCGCGACATCGCCCGCGGCGCCAAGCGCCGCCCCAACGGCGGACGGACGTTACGTGGTTCAGGTCGGCGCGCTGAGCGATCGGCTGCGGGCGCAGGAGTGGTTACGCACTCTGCGCGAGCGCTTTCACGTAACCGGCGATGTCGCCAGCAGCGGCGGGCTGTACCGCGTCCAACTGGGGCCGTTCCAGAATCGTCGGCAAGCGGCTGAACTTCAACAACGTTTGTCGGTCGAAGCTCAGCAGCAATCCTTTATTACTGCGGCGCCCGGCGCGCTCTAG
- the dacA gene encoding D-alanyl-D-alanine carboxypeptidase DacA, whose amino-acid sequence MNTVNTSRFTKRTVLGALFALSATSFAYADDINLKTMIPGVPQIDAESYILIDYNSGKVLAEMNADARRDPASLTKMMTSYVIGQAIKSGKITPNDIVTISKDAWATGNPVFQGSSLMFLKPGDRVPVSQLNRGIILQSGNDACVAMADYVAGSQDSFVNLMNGYVKALGLQNTHFETVHGLDAPGQFSSARDMALIGQALIRDVPEEYATYKEKEFTFNNIRQTNRNGLLWDSGLNVDGIKTGHTSAAGYNLVASATEGQMRLISTVMGGRTFKGREAESKKLLTWGFRFFETVAPLKTGKEFASEPVWFGDSDRVALGVEKDVYLTIPRGRMKDLKASYVLTNTELHAPLGNNQVVGSINFQLDGKTIDQRPLVVMNEVKEGGIFSRLVDYIKLMFHRWFG is encoded by the coding sequence ATGAATACTGTAAACACGTCTCGTTTTACCAAACGTACTGTGCTTGGCGCTTTGTTCGCCCTTAGTGCGACCTCCTTTGCCTATGCCGATGACATCAATCTTAAAACGATGATCCCCGGCGTACCGCAAATTGATGCAGAATCATACATCCTGATTGATTACAACTCCGGAAAAGTGCTGGCTGAAATGAATGCCGATGCACGCCGCGATCCGGCCAGCCTGACCAAAATGATGACCAGCTATGTCATCGGCCAGGCGATAAAGTCAGGAAAAATCACCCCTAACGATATTGTTACCATCAGTAAGGACGCCTGGGCGACCGGCAATCCGGTTTTTCAGGGTTCTTCACTGATGTTTCTCAAGCCGGGCGATCGCGTTCCGGTTTCCCAGTTGAACCGCGGCATTATTCTGCAATCCGGTAACGATGCCTGCGTGGCCATGGCCGACTACGTCGCCGGCAGTCAGGATTCGTTCGTTAACCTGATGAACGGCTACGTAAAGGCACTGGGGCTGCAAAATACCCACTTCGAAACCGTACATGGTCTGGATGCGCCGGGGCAGTTCAGTTCGGCGCGCGATATGGCGCTGATCGGCCAGGCGTTAATCCGCGACGTGCCGGAAGAATACGCCACCTATAAAGAAAAAGAGTTCACCTTTAACAATATCCGCCAGACCAACCGCAACGGTCTGCTGTGGGACAGCGGCCTGAACGTTGACGGTATCAAAACCGGCCATACATCCGCCGCCGGTTATAACCTGGTGGCCTCCGCGACCGAAGGCCAGATGCGCCTGATTTCAACGGTGATGGGCGGACGGACGTTTAAAGGGCGCGAAGCCGAAAGCAAAAAGCTGCTCACCTGGGGCTTCCGCTTCTTTGAAACCGTGGCGCCGCTGAAAACCGGTAAAGAGTTCGCCTCGGAACCGGTGTGGTTTGGCGACAGCGACCGCGTGGCGCTGGGGGTGGAAAAAGATGTTTACCTGACCATTCCGCGCGGCCGGATGAAAGATCTGAAAGCCAGCTATGTGCTGACCAATACCGAACTGCATGCCCCGCTTGGCAATAATCAGGTGGTGGGTTCCATCAACTTCCAGTTGGACGGCAAAACCATCGACCAGCGCCCGCTGGTGGTGATGAATGAAGTCAAGGAAGGCGGTATTTTCAGCCGCCTGGTCGACTACATCAAACTGATGTTCCACCGCTGGTTCGGCTAA
- the ybeD gene encoding DUF493 family protein YbeD, which yields MKTKLNELLEFPCPFTYKVMGQAKPELVDLVVEVVQRHAPGDYTPQVKPSSKGNYHSVSITITATHIEQVETLYEELGNIEIVRMVL from the coding sequence ATGAAAACCAAATTAAACGAACTGCTCGAATTCCCCTGCCCGTTTACTTACAAGGTGATGGGACAGGCAAAACCAGAGTTGGTCGATCTGGTCGTTGAAGTGGTGCAACGTCATGCTCCCGGTGATTACACGCCGCAGGTCAAACCCAGCAGCAAAGGCAATTATCACTCCGTTTCCATTACCATTACCGCGACCCATATTGAGCAGGTGGAAACGTTGTATGAAGAGCTGGGCAATATTGAAATCGTGCGGATGGTGTTATAA
- the lipB gene encoding lipoyl(octanoyl) transferase LipB, whose protein sequence is MTRVLQDKIIVRQFSVQPYQPISLAMHTFTDLRDDKTPDEIWLVQHPPVFTQGQAGKDEHVLTPGDIPVIQSDRGGQVTYHGPGQQVMYVLVDLKRRKFGVRQLVTAIEQTVVNTLAHFDIAACARADAPGVYVGERKICSLGLRIRRGCSFHGLALNIAMDLSPFQRINPCGYAGMQMTQVSDYAPGVTLEDTTTVLVESFRQLLGYRHYEVINWDLTENGEPLP, encoded by the coding sequence ATGACACGCGTGCTACAGGATAAGATCATAGTACGTCAATTCAGCGTACAGCCTTACCAGCCGATTTCACTGGCGATGCACACATTCACCGATCTGCGCGACGATAAAACGCCGGATGAAATCTGGCTGGTGCAACATCCTCCGGTGTTCACCCAGGGCCAGGCCGGCAAGGACGAACACGTTTTAACCCCCGGCGATATCCCGGTGATACAGAGCGACAGAGGCGGCCAGGTGACCTACCACGGTCCGGGCCAGCAGGTGATGTACGTGCTGGTGGATTTAAAACGGCGCAAATTTGGCGTACGCCAGCTCGTCACCGCGATTGAACAGACGGTGGTGAACACGCTGGCCCATTTTGATATCGCAGCCTGCGCCCGCGCCGACGCGCCGGGCGTGTATGTCGGCGAGCGTAAAATCTGCTCGCTGGGACTGCGTATCCGCAGAGGCTGTTCCTTTCATGGGTTGGCGCTGAATATCGCCATGGACCTCTCCCCTTTCCAGCGCATCAACCCTTGCGGTTATGCCGGTATGCAGATGACGCAGGTAAGCGACTATGCGCCTGGCGTTACGCTGGAGGATACGACTACGGTATTGGTCGAATCATTCCGCCAATTATTGGGCTACCGGCACTACGAAGTGATTAACTGGGATCTGACCGAGAACGGCGAGCCGCTGCCGTAA
- the lipA gene encoding lipoyl synthase: MSKPIQIERGVKYRDADKMALIPVRTVVAERQEMLRKPEWMRIKLPADSSRIQGIKAAMRKNGLHSVCEEASCPNLAECFNHGTATFMILGAICTRRCPFCDVAHGRPLTPDANEPEKLAQTIHDMGLRYVVITSVDRDDLRDGGAQHFADCISAIRRKNPQIRIETLVPDFRGRMDRALDILTATPPDVFNHNLENVPRVYRQVRPGANYEWSLKLLENFKNAHPDIPTKSGLMVGLGETNAEIVEVMRDLRRHGVTMLTLGQYLQPSRHHLPVQRYVSPDEFDEMKAEAMAMGFTHAACGPFVRSSYHADLQAKGIEVK, encoded by the coding sequence ATGAGTAAACCGATTCAGATCGAGCGCGGCGTAAAATACCGCGATGCCGATAAAATGGCGCTAATCCCGGTGCGTACCGTCGTCGCTGAACGGCAGGAAATGCTACGCAAGCCAGAATGGATGAGAATCAAACTGCCCGCTGACTCCAGCCGTATTCAGGGCATCAAGGCCGCGATGCGTAAAAACGGACTGCACTCGGTTTGCGAAGAAGCCTCCTGCCCGAATCTGGCGGAATGTTTTAACCACGGCACCGCCACCTTTATGATCCTGGGGGCGATTTGTACCCGTCGCTGCCCGTTTTGCGACGTCGCCCATGGCCGACCGCTGACGCCGGACGCCAATGAACCGGAAAAGCTGGCGCAAACCATCCATGATATGGGCCTGCGCTATGTGGTGATCACCTCGGTCGACCGCGACGACCTGCGCGACGGCGGCGCCCAGCATTTCGCTGATTGCATCAGCGCCATTCGCCGCAAGAATCCGCAAATCCGCATCGAAACCCTGGTGCCGGACTTCCGCGGCCGTATGGATCGGGCATTGGATATTCTGACGGCGACCCCGCCGGATGTTTTCAACCATAACCTGGAAAACGTACCGCGCGTTTATCGTCAGGTCCGCCCCGGCGCCAATTATGAGTGGTCGCTGAAGCTGCTGGAAAACTTCAAAAACGCCCATCCGGATATTCCGACAAAATCCGGGCTGATGGTCGGCCTTGGCGAAACCAACGCCGAGATCGTGGAAGTCATGCGCGATCTGCGCCGCCACGGCGTCACCATGCTGACGTTGGGACAATACCTGCAACCCAGCCGCCATCACCTGCCGGTACAGCGCTATGTCAGCCCGGACGAGTTTGATGAGATGAAAGCCGAAGCCATGGCGATGGGCTTCACCCATGCGGCCTGCGGCCCGTTCGTGCGCTCTTCCTACCATGCGGATTTGCAGGCGAAAGGGATAGAGGTGAAATAA
- the tatA gene encoding Sec-independent protein translocase subunit TatA produces MEGISIAKLLVIGALIVLLFGTNKLRSLGGDLGAAIKGFKKAMNDDQSSKPSAAAALNGTHRKES; encoded by the coding sequence ATGGAAGGTATCAGTATCGCCAAGCTGTTGGTCATCGGTGCATTGATCGTTTTATTGTTCGGAACCAATAAATTGCGCAGCCTGGGGGGCGATTTGGGCGCCGCGATTAAAGGCTTCAAGAAAGCGATGAATGACGATCAATCGTCCAAGCCGTCCGCTGCCGCGGCGTTGAACGGCACGCACCGCAAAGAGTCATAA
- the cspE gene encoding transcription antiterminator/RNA stability regulator CspE, giving the protein MSKIKGSVKWFNESKGFGFITPEDGSKDVFVHFSAIQSNGFKTLAEGQRVEFEITSGAKGPSAANVIAI; this is encoded by the coding sequence ATGTCTAAGATTAAAGGTAGCGTTAAGTGGTTTAATGAGTCCAAAGGATTCGGTTTCATTACTCCTGAAGATGGTAGCAAAGACGTATTCGTACATTTCTCTGCCATCCAGAGCAATGGATTCAAAACTCTCGCTGAAGGTCAGCGCGTAGAGTTTGAAATCACCAGCGGAGCGAAAGGTCCGTCTGCTGCTAACGTTATCGCTATTTAA
- a CDS encoding aspartate/glutamate racemase family protein, with the protein MKTLGLIGGMSWESTVPYYRTINEYVKNRLGGLHSARLILYSVDFHDIERCQSQGDWQQAARALSDIAVVLRKAGAEAIVICTNTMHKVADAVEHASQLPLLHIADATGENIYRQGIRKVGLLGTRYTMEQDFYRERIRRRYGIEVIIPDRSGRETINRIIFNELCQGKIDAGSRRKYREIIKGLEQQGAEGIILGCTEIPLLLSADDAGVPLFDTSTLHALAAARYALDIE; encoded by the coding sequence ATGAAAACACTGGGCCTGATTGGAGGCATGAGCTGGGAATCAACGGTTCCCTACTACCGCACCATCAATGAATACGTAAAAAACCGGCTCGGCGGACTGCATTCGGCCAGGCTCATATTGTACAGCGTCGATTTCCACGACATAGAACGCTGCCAGTCGCAGGGCGATTGGCAGCAGGCCGCCCGGGCGTTATCGGATATCGCCGTCGTTTTAAGAAAAGCCGGGGCGGAAGCTATCGTCATCTGCACCAACACCATGCACAAAGTGGCGGATGCCGTTGAGCATGCCAGCCAGCTTCCCCTTTTACACATTGCCGATGCCACCGGTGAAAACATCTACCGGCAAGGGATAAGAAAAGTGGGCCTGTTGGGAACCCGCTATACCATGGAGCAGGATTTTTACCGCGAGAGAATTCGCCGGCGCTACGGCATAGAGGTCATCATCCCCGACCGGAGCGGGAGAGAAACGATAAACCGTATTATTTTTAACGAGCTGTGTCAGGGAAAGATTGATGCGGGATCGCGTCGGAAATACCGGGAAATCATTAAAGGACTCGAGCAACAGGGCGCGGAGGGGATTATTCTCGGTTGTACCGAAATACCGCTGCTCCTGAGCGCCGATGATGCCGGCGTTCCCCTTTTCGACACCAGCACCTTACATGCGCTGGCGGCGGCGAGATATGCATTAGATATTGAATAA
- the ypfM gene encoding protein YpfM — protein sequence MIEVEVGHWKDFIEAMLRR from the coding sequence ATGATAGAAGTAGAAGTGGGTCATTGGAAAGATTTTATTGAAGCAATGTTACGCAGATAA
- a CDS encoding ArsC family reductase, translating into MTLTMYGIKNCDTIKKARRWLEEQQIDYRFHDYRADGLDEPLLRRFIAQLGWQPLINTRGTTWRKLSEQQRNAISVEAAAIALMLEQPAIIKRPLLTTNDGKTLLGFSAQSYQEFIAENK; encoded by the coding sequence ATGACGCTGACCATGTACGGCATCAAAAACTGCGATACCATAAAAAAAGCGCGCCGCTGGCTGGAAGAACAACAGATCGATTACCGCTTTCATGATTATCGCGCCGACGGTCTCGACGAACCGCTGCTGCGGCGCTTTATTGCCCAACTGGGCTGGCAGCCATTAATCAACACGCGCGGCACCACCTGGCGTAAACTGAGCGAACAACAGCGCAACGCCATCAGCGTCGAAGCCGCCGCCATCGCCCTGATGTTGGAACAGCCCGCGATCATCAAACGGCCGCTGTTAACGACAAACGATGGCAAAACGCTGCTTGGCTTCAGCGCGCAGAGCTATCAGGAATTTATTGCGGAGAACAAATAA
- the dapE gene encoding succinyl-diaminopimelate desuccinylase has translation MSCPVIELAQQLIKRPSLSPNDEGCQALMIERLKSIGFTIEPMNFGDTQNFWAWRGAGKTLAFAGHTDVVPSGDESRWRHPPFEPTIRDGMLFGRGAADMKGSLAAMVVAAERFVAANPNHHGRLAFLITSDEEASAVNGTVKVVEALTARNERLDYCLVGEPSSTAIVGDVVKNGRRGSITADLRVQGVQGHVAYPHLADNPVHRALPALNELAATEWDRGNEFFPPTSMQIANIQAGTGSNNVIPGELLVQFNFRFSTELTDERIKQRVAELLDRHQLNYSIDWRLSGLPFLTAQGELVDAVVKAVEHYNEITPALLTNGGTSDGRFIARMGAQVVELGPVNATIHKVDECVSAADLQLLSRMYQRVMEQLIA, from the coding sequence GTGTCTTGCCCGGTTATCGAACTCGCCCAACAGTTGATTAAACGCCCCTCCCTCAGCCCGAATGATGAAGGCTGCCAGGCATTAATGATCGAACGCCTGAAATCTATTGGCTTCACCATTGAACCGATGAATTTCGGCGATACCCAAAATTTCTGGGCATGGCGCGGCGCCGGAAAAACGCTGGCCTTTGCCGGGCATACCGACGTGGTGCCGAGCGGCGATGAAAGCCGCTGGCGGCATCCGCCTTTTGAACCCACCATTCGCGACGGCATGCTATTCGGTCGCGGCGCGGCCGACATGAAAGGTTCGCTGGCGGCGATGGTGGTTGCCGCCGAACGCTTCGTCGCCGCCAATCCCAATCATCATGGCCGGCTGGCCTTCCTGATCACCTCGGATGAGGAAGCCAGCGCCGTTAACGGCACGGTAAAAGTGGTTGAAGCCCTGACGGCGCGCAATGAGCGGCTGGATTATTGCCTGGTGGGCGAACCGTCCAGCACCGCTATCGTCGGCGACGTGGTGAAAAACGGCCGCCGCGGCTCCATCACCGCCGACTTGCGCGTCCAGGGCGTTCAGGGTCACGTCGCCTACCCGCATCTTGCCGATAATCCGGTACACCGGGCTCTGCCGGCGCTCAATGAGCTGGCGGCGACGGAGTGGGATCGGGGTAATGAATTTTTCCCGCCGACCAGCATGCAAATCGCCAATATTCAGGCAGGCACCGGCAGTAATAACGTTATTCCCGGCGAACTGTTGGTACAGTTTAATTTCCGCTTCAGCACCGAATTGACCGATGAGCGCATTAAACAGCGGGTGGCGGAACTGCTCGATCGTCATCAGCTAAACTACAGCATTGACTGGCGGCTCTCCGGACTGCCGTTCCTGACCGCACAGGGTGAACTGGTTGATGCCGTGGTGAAAGCCGTCGAACATTACAACGAAATCACCCCGGCGCTGCTGACCAACGGCGGCACCTCCGACGGGCGCTTTATCGCCCGCATGGGCGCCCAGGTGGTGGAACTCGGCCCGGTCAACGCCACCATACACAAAGTGGACGAGTGCGTCAGCGCAGCGGACCTACAGCTGTTAAGCCGTATGTACCAGCGGGTTATGGAGCAATTGATCGCATGA
- a CDS encoding M15 family metallopeptidase, translating to MITHAMLTGKSDSHLVTLSGHHRLQPEAVIAFEALQRAAEKNGFNLQPASTFRDFNRQRLIWNGKFSGERPVMDKQGRPLDILSLDEGDRCKAILRWSAMPGASRHHWGSDLDIYDPDLLPQGKKLQLEPWEYQQGGYFVDLSDWLSRHMHEFGFYRPYEHDLGGVAAEPWHISYYPLAQYAEKQLTSDIILSAWQGEEIAGYHWLCEHLPLLFTRFIHNVDGA from the coding sequence ATGATTACTCATGCCATGCTAACCGGAAAAAGCGACAGTCATCTGGTCACGCTCAGCGGCCATCATCGCCTTCAGCCCGAAGCGGTCATCGCCTTTGAAGCTTTACAGCGCGCGGCGGAAAAAAACGGATTTAATCTTCAACCCGCCAGCACATTTCGCGACTTTAACCGCCAGCGTTTGATCTGGAACGGCAAATTCAGTGGGGAGCGCCCGGTGATGGACAAACAGGGCCGGCCGCTGGATATCTTATCGCTGGATGAGGGCGATCGCTGCAAGGCGATTTTACGCTGGTCGGCCATGCCGGGCGCCAGCCGCCATCACTGGGGCAGCGATCTGGATATCTATGACCCGGACCTGCTTCCGCAGGGGAAAAAGCTACAGCTGGAACCCTGGGAATATCAACAGGGCGGTTACTTTGTCGATCTGAGCGACTGGCTTAGCCGGCATATGCATGAATTCGGGTTTTATCGCCCTTATGAACACGATCTTGGCGGCGTCGCGGCGGAACCCTGGCATATAAGCTATTATCCATTGGCACAGTATGCGGAAAAGCAGCTGACGTCCGACATTATTCTGTCGGCCTGGCAAGGGGAGGAGATCGCCGGTTATCACTGGCTATGCGAACACCTGCCGCTGCTGTTTACCCGCTTCATACACAACGTCGACGGAGCTTGA
- a CDS encoding YpfN family protein has protein sequence MAWLADYWWIILIILIGMLINGIKELRNVDHKRFLMNKPKLPPHRDNNDKWDDEEDDGPQKKP, from the coding sequence ATGGCATGGCTGGCTGACTACTGGTGGATAATCCTGATTATCCTGATCGGTATGCTGATAAACGGCATCAAAGAGCTGCGCAACGTCGATCATAAGCGCTTCCTGATGAACAAGCCCAAGCTGCCCCCGCATCGTGACAACAACGATAAATGGGACGACGAAGAGGATGACGGGCCGCAGAAAAAGCCGTGA